AATAGCTGCTAAACCAACAGGCCCAATACCAAGCACAGCAACAGAACCACCCATAGGAATATTGGCATTTTCAGCACCCATAAAACCAGTAGAAAGCATATCAGGAATCATCACAGCAGCTTCAAGAGACATACCCTCAGGCAAATGAGCCAAATTAGCATCAGCTAAATTCACATGGAAATACTCACCAAAAACCCCATCTTTAAAATTAGAAAACTTCCAACCACCTAACGGCCCAGTAGTCTGTGAAGGAAAACCTCTTTGAGCAGCTTCATCATCCCAATCAGGAGTAATAGCCGGAACAATAACCTTATCTCCAGGTTTAAAATCCTTAACCTCACTACCCACTTCATCAACAACACCCAAAGCTTCATGACCCAAAATAAGATTATGCCTATCACCAATAGCACCTTCCCAAACAGTATGAATATCAGAAGTACAAGGCGCAAGAGCCAACGGCCTCACCAAAGCATCCCTAGGACCCATATCAGGCTTATCTTTCTCAATCCAACCAATCTCACCAATTCTCAACATAGCTAATCCTTTCATAATTTCACCTTTGTTACATTTTTTTCTATTATAGAGTATAGCATTGTATAATCAAAAAATAAATATTTAATTAATATTAATTATCATGATTAAACATGATAAATTATAAATAACCAAATATCTATTCCTATAGAATAAAATAAAGAATTGTATACTAATAATACAACTAGAAAAATAAAAAAGCAAATACAGTAGTATTTAGGTTGTGTTCTCATTAAGATACTATTTTCATACTAAATATTTTGATATTTACATATGCTAATATTCACCCCGATAGATACTATTCATTATCGATTATAAATATCTTTCTATATGATTTTCAGAATATTGTATAAATTTATAAATAATTTCTAATAATATTGAAAAAATAGTAATCATTTAATATAATTTTTAGAATATTATTCAACAATGTCTTTATATAACTAGGAAATAGTTTACCTATAAATATTTTAAACTTTAAATTATAAAGGTTATTATTTCATAATTTATAATCTTATAAGATTTTTTAATTTCATTAGATTAATTTCAATAGATAATACTAATCATAAATATTTTTTAATTCAATATTTCGCTATTTTCGATACTACATATGGATATTAAATATTCTTAATAAAAATTTAAAATTTTTAATATTAATTA
The genomic region above belongs to Methanobrevibacter sp. TMH8 and contains:
- a CDS encoding alcohol dehydrogenase catalytic domain-containing protein, coding for MKGLAMLRIGEIGWIEKDKPDMGPRDALVRPLALAPCTSDIHTVWEGAIGDRHNLILGHEALGVVDEVGSEVKDFKPGDKVIVPAITPDWDDEAAQRGFPSQTTGPLGGWKFSNFKDGVFGEYFHVNLADANLAHLPEGMSLEAAVMIPDMLSTGFMGAENANIPMGGSVAVLGIGPVGLAAI